In Planococcus shixiaomingii, the DNA window CAAAAAGGTGCCATCAAAAGCAGTAAACTGCCGCATTTTAAACGGGTCATCCTGATGGGGGAAAACAGCTATGCTGGCATTTTTACTTGGAGTGAATTGGAAGCGTTTGCAGATGCGGTGTCGGATGAACAGTTGGAAGAGCGTTTCCAATCGATGGACCCGGATGATGTGATCAATATTCAATACACATCTGGAACGACTGGTTTTCCGAAAGGGGTCATGCTGACGCATATCAACGTTGTCAATAACGGCAGATTGGTTGGAGACACGATGAATTTGACGGAGCGGGACCGCTTATGCATTCCGGTGCCATTTTTCCATTGTTTCGGCTGCGTGCTCGGTACAATGGCGGCCGTAACGCATTCGACGACGATGGTCATTGCGGAGCAGTTCGACGCCAAACGTGTCCTGCAGATGGTGGAAGATGAAAAATGCACGGGGCTTCACGGTGTTCCAACGATGTTTATCGCGGAACTCAACCATCCGGACTTTGCAACGTTCGACACTTCCACATTAAGGACCGGTATCATGGCAGGATCTCCTTGCCCGATCGAAGTGATGAAAAAAGTCATCAACGATATGGGCGCATCGGAAATTACGATAGCTTATGGGCAAACAGAATCTTCGCCGGTCATTACACAAACACGTTCGGATGATGCCATTGAAAAGCGTGTAGCGACAGTCGGCAAACCGCATGCCGAAGTGGAAGTGAAAATTGTTGATCCGGTTACAAATAAAACAGTGCCGGTGGGAGTGCCGGGGGAACTTTGTACGCGGGGCTACCATATCATGAAAGGTTACTATAAAAACGAAGAAGCGACCAAGAACGCTATAGATGAAGAGGGCTGGCTCCATACGGGAGATATTGCGGTCGAAGATGAAGACGGCTATATTGCCATCACTGGCCGCATTAAAGATATGGTTATCCGCGGAGGAGAGAACATCTATCCGCGTGAAATCGAAGAATTTTTGTACAGCCATCCAGCCATTCAGGACGTGCAAGTAGTAGGTGTGCCGGATCCGAAGTACGGAGAAGAGTTGATGGCATGGATCATTTTGAAAGAAGGGCAATCGCTGGATGCGGAAGAGCTGCGTGCCTACTGCAACGGCAAGATTTCGCGCCATAAGATTCCGCGCTATATCGAATTTACAAAAGAATACCCGATGACGGCATCCGGAAAAATACAGAAATTCAAGCTTCGTGAACTGGCAGTCGAACTTAGCCGAAAAACGGAAGTTTAACTTTGTCGCGAAAGAATGCTTGCGAATACGAAATGAAAATCCAAAAGAGAAAGCGCCTAAATGGCGCTTTTTCTAGTTGCGGAATCAATCTTTTCTATAAAAAATGAAAAAGGAAGTGCAACCATCTTGTTGTTTAGCAAAACTTGATAACGGGGAAATGAGTAAAGTAAATAAAATCTTCAATTTAAGATATTTTGGGCTCTGGCAACTGTCATGGAATTTCTAGTAAAAGGAGAGAACTAACAATGGCGAATGTTAAGTTAGCGATCATTTACTATAGTTCTACAGGAACCAATTACCAAATGGCAAGATGGGCAGAGGAAGCGGCAACTGAGGTTGGCGTTGAAGTGAGAGTGGCAAAAGTAAGTGAAAACGCATCGCCGCAAGCAATCGCAGAAAACCCAGCATGGCAGGCTCATATGGATGCGACTCAAGATGTTCCAGTGGCAGAAGTAGACTTGCTAGAATGGGCAGATGCCATCATCTTCAGTTTCCCAACACGGTACGGCCATATCCCTTCCCAGGCTCAACAATTCTTTGATATTACCGGTGGTGCATGGGCGCAAGGTAAATTGGCAAACAAGGTAGTCAGTGCCATGTCTTCTGCGCAAAATCCGCACGGCGGACAAGAAACCACTGTTTTGGCTATTTATACGTCGGTGTTTCATTGGGGAGCTATTGTTGCTGCTCCGGGTTACAGAGAGCCAGCGTTGTTCAAAGCGGGCGGAAATCCTTATGGAACAAGTGTCTCCGTTGATCAGCAAAACCAGATGGTGGAAGACGTTGAAGACGCGGTGAAATTGCAATCACGGCATACTGTTGAAGTGGCTGGCTGGGTGAAAAATGGACAAAGCCAGTAAACGTTTCTGGATAAACAAAGCAGGTGAGCGGGAGATTCCTCACCTGTTTTTGTACTTTAAATAAAGGAGAAATAATTATGGCATTCTGGCTCAGTTTTATATTTATTATTGGGTTTGTTCTTATCCATATTTTTTCCAAAAACATGAAGTTTTTAAAAGCTGTACCACGCAGCCGGCTTTTATCCATTGCCGGTGGAATCTCGGTGGCGTATGTTTTTCTTCTTTTATTGCCAGAGCTGGGCGACTTCCAAGCGGAATTACAAGAAGAATTGGAAGCTGGGTTCTGGAAATTCCTAGAAAGCCATATTTACGTGGTGGCAATGATCGGCCTTGCCTTGTTTTATGGATTGGAACAAATGGTTATGTCCGCTCGGCGCCGAAAAAGAAAAGGGCTGGAAGAAAGGTCATCAACGGGTGTCTTTTGGGTTCATATCGGTTCTTTTGCTTTATACAATGCAATGATTGGCTACATTCTTATTCGCGGGGAATACGAAAGCCTGTGGGGGATGGTATTTTACTTTATTGCCATGGGCGTTCACTTTATCACAAATGACAAAGGGCTTCGTGCTACGCATAAAGAAGATTATGACAAATATGGACGCTGGTTGCTGGCAGCAGCTATTTTCCTGGGCTGGGCATTGGGGGCCGTTACGCGAATAGAAGAGCTGTTCGTTTCTTTTCTTATCGCCCTTCTTGCCGGAGGGATTGTTTTAAACGTATTGAAAGAGGAATTGCCTGAAGAACGTGAAAGCAGCTTTGGTGCTTTTTGCCTTGGTTTGATCGGTTATTCATTTCTATTGCTTTTGCTGTGATAAATGTTCTATTGATGTAGATATTTCTTATCACGCCTGCTATACTAATGAATAATATAGGTAAAAAGATATGAGTCTTTAAAACTACGATTCTTTGAGGTGAGCAGCTTGGCTACAAAAGAAGAACGAGTTGTTTTCGAATCTGAACTCCATAAACTTTACCGTGAATACCGAAAATGTGCGAGTATGTCTATGAAGCTGCAGATTGAAAAAGATATCACTTTGATAAGATCGGCGATTTCAATAATCCATGAACAGAAAATTTAATTCTAGCCAGTTGATATGGGACCCGTGAGTTTTTCTCGCGGGTCTTTTTGTTTTCAACTAAGTTGTTCGGCAAGCTGCAGATTTAACAGGATATTGTGAACAGAGCTGTAACAAACGCTGCTGGAAAAGCAAAGAGGCGGGGCAACTGTAAAGGGTTTTAAGTAGGGATGCTTTATAATGGGGGTATGAGCGACAACGCGCAACAAAAGGAGAGAACGGCATGATTGATCTGAAAAAAATGGCGTTTGAACGGAAAAATACCACGGCATTGCTAGCGGCAGCTTCTGTTTTAAAAGGAGTAGCTATCATCCTGCAAGCCTTGTTTTTTGTCTGGATTGTTGATGGTGTTTTTCTTAAGGGGGATACTTTTGAGACTATTCTTCCTTTGCTCGCCGGTTTGCTTGGAGCAGTGTTGCTTCGGGTAGCTTGCGGTTATGTACTTGGAAGAACAGGCGTCCACCTTGCTACTACAGTAAAAAGCGAATTACGGAAAAAGTTAATCGGCTCATTCGCAACAAATCCGCTTCAGGCAGCAGCTCAAGGCCAATCCGGCCAAAAAGTGAGCTTGTTGATGGATGCGGTGGATGAAGTGGATGGCTTTTTCAGCAAATATATTCCTCAAATGATGCAAACTTATACAATTCCTTTAATGCTCTTGGCAGTAATCTTTTATCAGCATTGGGTAACGGGTGTCATTATTTTAATTACGGCGCCATTTATTCCAGTTTTCATGGCAATCGTCGGAAAACGGACAAAAGTGAAAGCCGATGAAAAAATGGGGCAGCTTAGCCAATTCTCAGGGACGTTTTTAGATGTGCTGCAAGGATTGACCACCCTTAACCTTTTTGGTCAAGCGGGCAAACAAAAGCAGCTCATCCAAAAAAATAGTATGGCTTTCCGAGATGCCACGATGGATGTTTTAAAGTCGGCTTTTTTATCATCGCTTATGCTCGAGTATATTTCGATGCTCGGCATCGGAATCATCGCTCTCGAAATTGGCCTGCGTCTCGTTGTGTTTCAAAATATTACATTCGCTACCGCCTTTTTCATGATGCTTTTAGTCCCGGACTTTTTTAATATGCTGAAAGATTTCGGGAGCGCGTTCCATACAGCGCGGGGCAGCATGTCTGCAGCCAATCTGTTGTCAGAGGAATTTGCCAAAGAAGACCGTAAAGTGGAATGGGGAGAAGAGCGCCTAGCTTCTGGGCCCCCTCATATCCAGCTTGATGGATTAGCGTTTCAATACGG includes these proteins:
- a CDS encoding AMP-binding protein; this translates as MAILQKTVGQIVREQASKNPETEAYVYPEHGIRKTYKEFDEETDRLAKAFIGMGIEKGEHVAIWSDNKREWLLSQYATGKMGAVLVTVNTNYQASELEYLLSQSDATTLILGEEFKGTSYIDILNTVCPELKTAQKGAIKSSKLPHFKRVILMGENSYAGIFTWSELEAFADAVSDEQLEERFQSMDPDDVINIQYTSGTTGFPKGVMLTHINVVNNGRLVGDTMNLTERDRLCIPVPFFHCFGCVLGTMAAVTHSTTMVIAEQFDAKRVLQMVEDEKCTGLHGVPTMFIAELNHPDFATFDTSTLRTGIMAGSPCPIEVMKKVINDMGASEITIAYGQTESSPVITQTRSDDAIEKRVATVGKPHAEVEVKIVDPVTNKTVPVGVPGELCTRGYHIMKGYYKNEEATKNAIDEEGWLHTGDIAVEDEDGYIAITGRIKDMVIRGGENIYPREIEEFLYSHPAIQDVQVVGVPDPKYGEELMAWIILKEGQSLDAEELRAYCNGKISRHKIPRYIEFTKEYPMTASGKIQKFKLRELAVELSRKTEV
- the wrbA gene encoding NAD(P)H:quinone oxidoreductase type IV, with the protein product MANVKLAIIYYSSTGTNYQMARWAEEAATEVGVEVRVAKVSENASPQAIAENPAWQAHMDATQDVPVAEVDLLEWADAIIFSFPTRYGHIPSQAQQFFDITGGAWAQGKLANKVVSAMSSAQNPHGGQETTVLAIYTSVFHWGAIVAAPGYREPALFKAGGNPYGTSVSVDQQNQMVEDVEDAVKLQSRHTVEVAGWVKNGQSQ
- the cydD gene encoding thiol reductant ABC exporter subunit CydD is translated as MIDLKKMAFERKNTTALLAAASVLKGVAIILQALFFVWIVDGVFLKGDTFETILPLLAGLLGAVLLRVACGYVLGRTGVHLATTVKSELRKKLIGSFATNPLQAAAQGQSGQKVSLLMDAVDEVDGFFSKYIPQMMQTYTIPLMLLAVIFYQHWVTGVIILITAPFIPVFMAIVGKRTKVKADEKMGQLSQFSGTFLDVLQGLTTLNLFGQAGKQKQLIQKNSMAFRDATMDVLKSAFLSSLMLEYISMLGIGIIALEIGLRLVVFQNITFATAFFMMLLVPDFFNMLKDFGSAFHTARGSMSAANLLSEEFAKEDRKVEWGEERLASGPPHIQLDGLAFQYGEGFALHPVQAEIPPYSQVAIIGKSGSGKTTLMHLIAGLLPASEGTMKINGVPRETVSEKSWFDQLSYISQTPYLFAGTIKENIVIGANRDVTHEEVMEAAKKAGIEELVASLKQGFDTPVGEAGRGLSGGEKQRIALARAFLKKPSIILFDEPTTGLDLQTERILQDSMTELAKTSTVITIAHRLHTISRSDLIFFLSDGRLSAVGGHKDLMENHSPYREMVAVQQGGVTR